Proteins encoded within one genomic window of Macrotis lagotis isolate mMagLag1 chromosome 3, bilby.v1.9.chrom.fasta, whole genome shotgun sequence:
- the RNF141 gene encoding RING finger protein 141 isoform X3: MNLYQFLQLYKDITSQATGVLAQDPTTSEGAAESLSAMSSCQASIWMGRVKQLTDEEECCICMDGRADLILPCTHSFCQKCIDKWSDRHRNCPICRLQMSGVNDSWVVSDAPTEDDMANYILNMADEAGQPHIP; this comes from the exons ATGAATTTGTATCAGTTTCTCCAGCTTTATAAAGATATCACGAGTCAAGCCACAGGCGTCCTGGCTCAAGATCCAACTACTTCCGAAGGAGCTGCTGAAAGCCTATCAGCCATGTCGTCCTGTCAGGCCAGCATTTGGATGGGAAG AGTGAAGCAGTTAACTGATGAGGAGGAATGTTGTATTTGCATGGATGGGCGAGCTGACCTCATTCTCCCCTGTACTCACAGCTTTTGTCAGAAGTGCATTGATAAATG GAGTGATCGACATAGGAACTGTCCTATCTGCCGCCTCCAGATGAGTGGGGTCAATGATTCTTGGGTGGTATCTGATGCACCCACAGAAGATGACATGGCTAACTATATCCTGAACATGGCTGATGAGGCAGGCCAGCCTCACATACCATGA